The Raphanus sativus cultivar WK10039 chromosome 2, ASM80110v3, whole genome shotgun sequence genome includes a region encoding these proteins:
- the LOC108835305 gene encoding FBD-associated F-box protein At5g22730-like, producing MVRDFFNSISGVSEMKISLYTIEFLDNNNRVYPSYDPLPQFCNVSTLKVTFSVSNLDRMMPTLLESFPKLKSLVLKLDYDPSRKRAVHVRFSSVPPCLLSSPEFVKIKCFIGGHVHMEVARYFLENSQVLKKLVLDFKCSVFEQGFYMLRDLLALPRRSSSCEILLC from the exons ATGGTTCGTGATTTTTTCAACAGCATTTCAGGAGTTAGTGAAATGAAGATATCTTTGTATACTATAGAG TTTCTTGATAATAACAACAGGGTATACCCGTCATACGACCCATTGCCTCAGTTTTGCAACGTCTCCACCTTAAAAGTGACGTTTTCTGTATCAAATCTGGATAGGATGATGCCAACCCTTCTCGAGAGCTTTCCGAAACTTAAATCGCTCGTCTTAAAGCTG GATTATGATCCTTCGAGGAAGAGAGCAGTACATGTAAGATTCTCATCTGTACCTCCGTGTTTGCTGTCATCACCAGAATTTGTAAAGATAAAGTGTTTCATCGGAGGGCATGTTCACATGGAAGTAGCTAGGTACTTTTTAGAGAACTCACAAGTCCTGAAGAAACTTGTTCTGGATTTTAAATGTTCAGTATTTGAACAAGGGTTTTACATGTTGAGGGATCTCCTTGCATTGCCCAGGAGATCTAGCTCGTGTGAAATCCTACTTTGTTGA